CGGCGGCCGGCTTATCCGCCGCCCAAATCGTCCAGGCTCAGCGCAACGCCCTGACGGTCGCCTTTTTGAGTCCGACAGAGAAAGAAGCTCTGCTTGCCCGCAAATCGGTGACTTGACAAACAGCTTGCTTTTCGGTATGATACTCTTCAAATAGTTTTGTAATCATTGATTTTTTAAGAAACAATAATTGTCTGGACAATTGAGACACGGTAGGTGGGGCTGCCGTAACTTTCGCTCTGTCGCGTGGTTAATATCATTCAGAAGGCACCCACAATGCAATGCAATTATTGAAATTATGGTTTGTTGCTAAAGTCCATAAAGCGGTTCGAGCAAGTCCGGCGAAAGAAGGGGTTAGAAGATTATTTTGCCCGATCAAAGCTCAACCGCTTTTTGATTCCACTGCAAGGAGGTAAATGGAAAAAGAATCGAGAAGCACACACTTCCCCCGGATGGTAACAAATTTTATCTTCATCATTCATTCTAAAGGAGTTGTACTATGGCTACCCAAACTGCAAAAGAAATCTGGACTCTCGAAGAGGGTGAAGTCCGTAAACCTGGCATCGTTCACGTCGTTATGTTAGCCCTGTTCACCGGTATCGGCATTGTGGTCGGTACCTTCGGCAGCCTTGCCGTGCCCATCGGCTTTGTTTCCGCCTTCTGGCCCGGACAGGCGGTGCAAAGCATCGGTTCCATCTGGTTCGGCTGGTGGGGAGGCATCGCAGCGGGGTTGTTCCCCCTGATCTCAAACTCCCTTTCCGGGTCTGCACCCCTGCCAGTTTCCATCGCCTACCTGCCTGCCAACCTGCTGCAGGGTATGATCGCCGGCTGGGCATTCCGCAAATTCTTCGCCGATCCTTCTCTGCGCAGCGGCCGCGATTGGTGGATCTGGATTATCTTTGGCGCGCTGCTGCCGAACGCCATCGGTGCTGCCTGGGGCACGACCATGCTGGTTGCCTTCGGTTTGATCACTCAGGCTGCTCAACCGACTGCCTTCCTGGGCTGGTTCATCGGCAACACCATCCCCACCGTGATCCTGGGCTCGATCATCCTGAAATTTGTTTCGCCGCTGGTCGTGCGCAGCAAAGCTTTCTGCAAAGGTTATTGGGCGTAATTTCCCATTGAATCTGGGCGAGGCGTGGCAACAGGCTTCGCCTCGCCTTTCTCACTCTGTTTTTTCGATTGGGTCAATCTTATGGCTGAAACAACCACCCTTGCTCCTCTGCCCACCCGCAAAGCAACCGCGCGCAAGACGCTGCTGGGTCAAGTGCCGCTCAACTCTCCATTTTATGCTTTCCACCCGGTGACGCGGTTGATTTTGTTTATCTTTTTAGGCGTCATCCCCTTATTCATTTTTATCCCTGAAATCAACTTCCTCTTATTGCTGGTCAATCTGGCATTGTTGCGCTGGGGAAAAGTGGACCTGCGCCGGCTGCGAATTTATATGCCGATCATCTTTACGGTGGCGATCTTCATGTTCACGGTTGTTATCCTGGCGCCGGGTAAGGATCCCTCTTACACGCCTCTGAAAGTGCTGGGGATCACCATCTATTACCAGCCCTTTTTCTTTACTTTTGCCTCCTACTGGCGCTTGATCGCCATGCTCTTTGGCACCATCTTGTATTTCTCAACCAACCACGAACGCGATATGCTGGTTGGGTTGCGCACTTTACGGATGCCCTTCGTCGTCTCCTATGTGATCAGTTTATCCATACGCGCCGCAGGGATGTTCATGGAGGATTTCCGCATCATTCGCGAGGCAGAACAGGCGCGCGGTCTGGATACCAAAGCCATGCGCTTTTCAGATCAGGCAAAATTGTATGTGATGTACCTCGTGCCCCTGTTCTCGATCGCGCTGCGCCGCGCCGATGAGATCAGCAACGCCCTTTTTGCGCGTGGCTACACCCTTACCGGGCGAGTCGGCACAGGTGGCAAACGCTCGGATTATATTCGTTCGCGCTATGTCATGCAAACCCGCGATTGGGTGGCAATCTTCATTCTGGTTGCAATTTTTATCGCCGTTGCAGTTGCCCAAACTTTGTTTGGCGTCTTTGCCATTGGGCATTCACCCCTCAACATTTATCTTCGCACAATTTTGAATATCCCCAACTAAGCCTATGGAAACCATCATTGAATTTCAAAACCTGGAGTGGAAATACGAAAATACCAAGGAATTTGCCCTGAAAGGCATCGACTTAAAGATTAAGGAGCATTCCTTTGTCGGTGTTGTCGGCGCAAACGAACAGGGCAAAACCTCTTTGCTTTCAGCGATCTGTGGTTTGATCCCGCATAGCTTTAACGGTATCTACCGCGGCCAGGTGCTGTTGTTTGGCAAGCCTGTGCGTGAAATGGACTCGCTGGAACTGGCAACCAAAGTGGGGCTGGTGTTTTCCGATCCAGAATCCCAGTTTACAGCCATGACGGTCGAAGAAGAACTGGCTTTTGGATTGGAAAATATCGGCTATTCGCTCTCCGAAATAAAAGAACGCCTCGAGTGGGCTGCCCAGATCACCATGATCGAGGATCTGCTGGATAAAAGCCCTTACGACATTTCCGGCGGTCAGAAACAACGCGTGGCGATTGCCTGTGTTCTGGCGATGAATCCACCGGTGATTATGATGGATGAACCGACCTCGATGATTGACCCGCTGGGCAAGCGACTGATCTTCGACATTTTGCGCAAACTGAAAGAAGAGAAAAAGCACACCCTGATCGTGGCAGAGCATAACATTGAGCAATTAGCCCCCCTGGCAGATGAGATGATCCTGATGGCAGATGGCAGGATTGTGCGCCATGAACCGACCCTGGATTTCTTTACCAACCCACTTTATCTGCGCGAACAAGGCATCCTCCCGCCCGAATGCACCGAGTACGCTCAATGGCTCAAAGATGAAGGCTACCTTGCTCCCGATGTTCGTCTGCCCCTGGAACTGGAGCAAGCTGCCGAGCTGATCCTGCCCATCTTTCAGAAAAAGGTGGTGAAATGAACCCATTGATCACGGTCGAAAACCTCGATTTTACCTACCCGGACGGCACGCCTGCCCTGATGGGAATCAATTTAGAGATCGGAGAGCAGGAGTTTATCGCTTTTATCGGTCAGAACGGCTCCGGAAAAACCACCCTCTCGAAATGCATCAACGGGTTGTTCAAGCCAACTGCCGGAAAAGTCATCGTCGAAGGGCTGGATACCAGTCGACGAGGGATTATCAAACAACTGGTAACCAAAGTGGGCTATGTCTTTCAAAACCCCGATCACCAGTTGTTTAACCGCAGCGTTAAGAGCGAGATCGCTTATGGTCCCCGCAACATTAATTTACCCGACGACGAGGTAGAGGAGCGTGTCCGCGAGGCCGCCCGGGTCGCCGGGGTGAGCGAAGATTTATTTGATACCCATCCATACTTTCTACCCAAAGGTTTACGCCAACGGGTGGCAATTGCCTCGATCCTTGCCCTAAAACCGCGCACAATCATCGTCGATGAGCCGACCACCGGGCAGGATATGCAACAATCCCTCGAAGTGATGAACTTTCTACGCACGCTGTGGAAGGATGAAGGGCACACAATCATTATTATTACCCACGAGATGCGCATTGTCGCCGACTATGCCGAACGGACGGTGGTCTTAGGTCAGGGGCAAATCTTATTAGATGCCCCAACGCGCCAGGTCTTTGCCCAACCTCAAATTCTCCAGCAAACTTACGTGGAACCCCCGCAGATCACCCGCCTGGCGCAAAAAGTGAGCATGGAAGAACCATTTCGGAGTGTCCTGACGGTGGAAGAAATGAAGAAATTAAGCAAGGAGGTTCTTTCGTGACGGCCCTCACCCGGATTGGCATTGACATCGGCGGCACGTTCACGGATGCCATTGCCGTCACACCTGACGGCATCCGCATCGCCAAAGTGCCCTCAACGCCCCAGGAACCCTGGCGAGCGGTGATTGCGGCAGTGGAAGCGCTGCAATTAGAAGAGCCCCCCAGTGCCTTCCTACATGGGACAACCCTGGTGACCAATATGCTGCTCGAACACAAAGGTGCGCCTACCGGCTTTATCACCAGCCAGGGAATGCGGGATGTGTTACATATCGGTCGCCATGAACGACCCTTAACCTATGCTATCCGCCAGGAAATCCCCCAGCAGCATTATCCACCGGTGCCGCGCAAATGGCGGCGGACAGTGGCAGAGCGCATCGGCGCCGATGGACAGGTGGTGGTGCCACTGGATGAAACCGAAGTCCGCCGTGTGGTGCGCGAGCTGGCAGCTCAGGGCGTTCAAGCCATCGCCATCGGATTCTTACACGCCTACCGTTATCCAGAGCATGAGCGTCTGGCTGAGGGATGGGCGCGCAGCGAAGCCCCCCATTTGTTTATTTGCACCTCCCATGAGGTCTCGCCTCGCTTTCGGGAGTATGAACGCTTTATGACCACGGCCTGGAATGCGCGGGTTGCACCCGGCGCCGCTCAGTACCTATCCGATTTGAGCCAGAAAATTCAACAACGCTGGGAAGGAGTGCGCCTGACCCTGATGACCAGCAACGGCGGCCTGGAGGAAGTTAACCTCTCTACACAGGAAACCTATGGAGAGTTGCGTCGCACCCCCATCCGCTTAGCCCTTTCTGGCCCGGCAGCCGCCGGCAACGCTTGCGTGCGGGTCGTTCAGGATCTGGGACTTAAGCACTGTGTAGGCCTGGATGTCGGCGGCACCAGTTCGGACATTGTAGTGGTGCGCGATGGGCGTCTCAATGAAGCTCCCTGGGAAGAACGGCGCATTGGAGGTTATCCATTGCAGATTCCCATGCTGGATCTACATACCATTGGCGCCGGCGGTGGCTCGCTGGTGAAGCGGGATGAGTACGGCGCCATCCATGTCGGGCCACAGTCGGCTGGCGCAGAGCCAGGTCCGGCTTGTTATGGGCGCGGCGGAGAGTTACCGACCGTCACCGATGCCGCCGTAATTGTCGGGCGCATCCCGTCCGATTTGTTACTGGGTGGTACCTTGCCCATCCATCCTGATTTAGCCTGGCGAGCCTTTGAGCAAACTTTTGCAGCCGATCGAGAGACCGTTCTTCAGTCGGCTCTGGATGTCTTGGGCCTGGCAGAGGCGAATATCGCTTTTGGCATTCGCGAGCGAACCGTAAAACGTGGTTTAGACCCAGCCGAACTCTCTCTGGTAGCTGCCGGTGGGGCAGGTCCTCTGGTGGCTTGTGGAGTTGCGGACGTACTCGAGTTGGCAGAAGTCATTGTGCCACCACGCCCTGGATTACTTGCGGCCTGGGGTTTACTTTCTGCTCCGCAGCGGCGTGAGGCCGCTTCGACCGTGTTACGTCTGCTCCGTTCGGTTGACCCCCAGCAAGCCGAAGATCTCTTCCGGCAGACCGCCGCAAAGCTATCCACCCAGCCACCCTCCGGTGCAACATTGCTTCGCACCGCCGCGATGCGCTACCTCGGACAGGGGTTTGAAGTCGAGGTAGCGGTGGACGAACCGGTGGACCTGGAACAACTGGAACAGCGCTTCCATCAAGCCCACGAACATGAATATGGCTTTAGCATGAAAAATTCCCCCGTTGAATGGGTGGAACTCAGGGTGGCCTGGGAACAGCCTTCCCAAAGCTGGAATTTCGGTTTCGATTCACCAACTATTCAGCCTCCTTATCGCAAAATTGTCGTTTATGAGCGACAGCCAGGCACAACCACTTTCCAGTCCAGTGAGGCGACTTTGTATGAACGGCGTTTCCTCCCTCTCAATTTTCAAATCGAAGGACCAGCGGTGATCACCGAGCGGGATGCAACGATTTACATTCCCAGCGGTTGGTTTGCTCAGGTGGTTGAAAATGGTTATATACGGATTCGGCGAAAATGAATGGCACATCTCACCCTTCTAATCTCGCAATACTATCTTTAGAGGATCAGGTTATTTATGGCGCTTTGACGACCTTAGCGCGCGAAGTTGGCCATCGCCTGAAGCGAGCAGCTTATTCTTCCCTGATTCGCGAGTCAGATGATTATGGGGCAGCGATTGTCTCTGCCAATTATGAACTGCTTGGCGAAGCAGAGACCACACCGCTTCAGATGGGTCCCCTGGCAGGTTACTGTCGCGGGGTCATGGAAACGTTAGCCGAATACGGCGAAACGCTCGATCCCGCCGGCATCTATTTGCACAACGATCCCTTCCGCGGCGCCAGCCACAGTCCCGATATTGGGGCAATTGCTCCTCTTTTTGCTGAAGGAGAACTCTTTGGTTTTGTGGGGACGGCCGCCCATCACGTCGACATCGGCGCGGCGGTGCCGGGCACCTGTATCATCAAAGCGCACGATGCATTTAGCGAAGGATTGCGCTTATTGGCGTTCCCGGTTGAACTGCAAGGTAAACCGGTGGTCTCTAACTGGCGATTGATCGAAAGCAATGTGCGCATGCCTGAACTGGTTAGCGGCGATTTACGCGCTCAGGTGGCTGCCTGCCGCTGGGGGCAGCGGGGATTTGCCCGCCTGGTGGAACGTTATGGGCTACAAAAGCTGCACGCCGCTACCGAACGCCTCTTACAGGTTACCGAGTTGCGGATGCGCGAGGCAATTGCAGCCCTGCCAGACGGAGTCTATCGCGCCACCGGTTATCTGGACGGATATGAGGATACGGGTGAAGTGGATATTCCAATCTGCGTCTCTCTGGAAATCCGTGGCGACCAGATTTTTGTCGATTTCAGCGGCAGCGCCCCCCAACTGGATCACGCCCCGATCAACATGCCTTTCTACGGCACAACCGATATGGCGGTTTTATTGACTTTGCGCACCCTCTTACTGCCTGAGACGGAATTCCCCAATTTACCCCATAATGCGGGTATGTTTCGTCCAATCCAGATCTATGCTCCCAAAGGGAGTATCGTCAATGCCACTTTTCCAGCGCCTACCATTGGTCGCTTTTGCGGTGGGCAAATGGTGGCCAATCTGATTGTGCGCGCCCTGCAGGATGTCCTGCCGGAGCGCATTTGCGCGGGTTGTTCGACCACCAAGGCGATTACCTTCTCCGGGCAAATTGATGGGAAGCCCTGGATCTATATGGACGTGACCGAAGGCGCCTATGGGGGAATTTATGGGATGGACGGCTTAGATGCCGTGGATGTCCTCTATGCCAACACCAAAAACAACCCCATCGAAGATATCGAAGCCCATTATCCCCTGCGGGTGGAACGTTACGAACTCCGCGAAAACTCCCCCGGAGACGGCAAGTGGCGAGGGGGTTTCGGCCCCTTGCGCGACACCAGGCTGTTGACCGATGGTTTTATCTCGGTCGAGGGGGATGGCTTTCGCCATGCACCCTGGGGGCTGAAAGGTGGCAGGGATGGCGCAACTGGCGGGGTTGTGCTCTTTACGCAGGAACATCCCGAAGGGATTTTACTCCCCTCCAAAATCGACAACATGGGAGTTAAAGCCGGCACGGTGGTGCGCGACCTGTGTCCTTCTGGGGGTGGGCTGGGCGATCCAGCCGAACGCGATCCCGCCGCCCGCCAGCAGGATTTCGAAAACGATTTAATCTATCCTCAGTGAGGTTCAGGAATGCCAAAGGCTCTGGTCATTAACCCCAACACCTCTCCAACCATGACAGCCGAGATCGAAACCACGGCGCGGCGAGTCTTTTGCGGCGAGTGGGAGTGTGAGGTCCGCCACGCCCCAGGCGGACCCGAATCGTTAGAATCCTGGTATGACTACCATCTTGCTACGGTTTGTGTTCTTCCCCTGGTGCTCGAACCTCCGGAAGCAGTTGATGGGATTCTGTTAGCCTGTTTTGGCGACCCCGGCATCTTTGCCCTGAAGGAGATCGCTCCTGTGCCGTTGATCGGTATTGCCGAAGCCTCGCTGTCGCTGGCTTTACTCCTGGGAGGAAAAATCGGCATCCTGGCGGGAATGCGCCGGGCGGTTGAGTTGATGGACAGCATGGTGCGCACCTATGGCTTAGAAGGTCGCTATGCCGGTTGTGAAGCCCTGGATATGCGGGTGCTCTCGTTCGATGCAGAACCCGAACGCACGCTGGATGCCCTTGTCGCTTGCGCCCAGCGCCTGCGCGGGCGCGGTGCAGAGGTCTTATTGCTGGGTTGTGCTGGCCTGACTGCCTTTGTCGAACGCTTTCAGGAGCGCATCGAACTGCCGGTTATAGACCCGGTTGAGGCTGGTTGCAGATTGTTGAAAGCCGTGGTCGAGCAGCGCTTAAGTGTCAGCCATAGCGGCCTGTACAGTCGTCCGGCTGCGCAACGCTTGAATCACCTGGAAGCCTGCTTCAGCCCACCGCTGCAGGCGATCCTTGCTAAAGCCTATCCCAACGCTGAAGAATAGGGCATCCATCGGACTCCTCAACACCTAAATATCCAAAAGGTCAAAATTGGCCTCTCCGGCGGTTGCTTTAGCGTCTTAGTGATTCGAGAATTTGTCTCCACATCCTGGCTGGGCTGGCTAACGTAGAAAGGCTTAATGCCTTTGCCGAATTGGACCTGATGTTTGCGCGGATGAGCATCCGGTGGGTCCATTACCGTTCTACAGGCTTCGAAATCTGGATGAGGGCGAAATCCTTGCTTTTCAGAAAACTTGACTGTCCCATAGATACTTTCATGGGCTGATTTCTGTCGGCTAGCATTTCTCCCCTCCGATTATTTGCAATCCAATTATACTTGGAGCTATGCGTTTGCTCTTTCTTGCTGATGGACGATCTCCGATTGCTCTGAACTGGCTGGCTTATTTCGCTGAAGCCGGGGATGAAGTCCATCTCGTTTCCCTGTATCCCTGTCAGCCGCAGGTACGCCTGGCTTCTCTGCGCTGGTTGAGAGTGCCTCTGCTGGGCAGTGAGCTGGCTGCTCAAGGCGTGCAGAGCAGCCTGTTGCGCCGTCTGTTTCCTGCCCGGTGGCGGACAAAATTGCGTCAATGGCTGGTGCCGCATGGCTTGCGCCGCCCGGCCGAAGAGCTACGCGGTTGGATCGAGCATCTCCAGCCCGATCTCGTTCATGCCATGCGCATCCCTTATGAAGGCATGCTCGCCGCTCTGGCTGACCCTCCCAGTCCGCTTCTCATCTCGGTGTGGGGCAACGACCTGACCCTACATGTGGCGCGTAGCAGACTGATTGGCAAATTGACCCGCCAGACTCTGGAGCGGGCAAACGCCCTGCATACGGATTGTCAGCGGGATCAGCGCCTGGCAGTAACGTGGGGCTTTGCCACCCAGCGCCCGGCCATCGTTCTACCCGGTGCCGGCGGCGTGCAGCGCGATCTCTTCTATCCCATCCAATCTTCGAGTCCTCAAGCGCTGGTGGTGAATCCGCGCGGTTTACGGGCTTATGTGCGCAACGACACTTTTTTCGGCGCCATCCCGCTCGTGTGGCGCGCCTTGCCGCAGGTCCGCTTTCTCTGCCCCGCCATGCAGGGCGAAGCCGAAGCCGAACGCTGGCTACGGCGTGAGAAGATCGGGGAGATCGTTGAACTATTGCCACGTTTGAGCCGCGCTCAAATGGCGGGCCTGTTTCAACAGGCAACCGTAACGGTTTCGATCACCGAGCATGATGGCACGCCGAATACCCTGTTGG
This genomic interval from Anaerolineae bacterium contains the following:
- a CDS encoding ATPase produces the protein METIIEFQNLEWKYENTKEFALKGIDLKIKEHSFVGVVGANEQGKTSLLSAICGLIPHSFNGIYRGQVLLFGKPVREMDSLELATKVGLVFSDPESQFTAMTVEEELAFGLENIGYSLSEIKERLEWAAQITMIEDLLDKSPYDISGGQKQRVAIACVLAMNPPVIMMDEPTSMIDPLGKRLIFDILRKLKEEKKHTLIVAEHNIEQLAPLADEMILMADGRIVRHEPTLDFFTNPLYLREQGILPPECTEYAQWLKDEGYLAPDVRLPLELEQAAELILPIFQKKVVK
- a CDS encoding ABC transporter related; the protein is MNPLITVENLDFTYPDGTPALMGINLEIGEQEFIAFIGQNGSGKTTLSKCINGLFKPTAGKVIVEGLDTSRRGIIKQLVTKVGYVFQNPDHQLFNRSVKSEIAYGPRNINLPDDEVEERVREAARVAGVSEDLFDTHPYFLPKGLRQRVAIASILALKPRTIIVDEPTTGQDMQQSLEVMNFLRTLWKDEGHTIIIITHEMRIVADYAERTVVLGQGQILLDAPTRQVFAQPQILQQTYVEPPQITRLAQKVSMEEPFRSVLTVEEMKKLSKEVLS
- a CDS encoding N-methylhydantoinase A, which gives rise to MTALTRIGIDIGGTFTDAIAVTPDGIRIAKVPSTPQEPWRAVIAAVEALQLEEPPSAFLHGTTLVTNMLLEHKGAPTGFITSQGMRDVLHIGRHERPLTYAIRQEIPQQHYPPVPRKWRRTVAERIGADGQVVVPLDETEVRRVVRELAAQGVQAIAIGFLHAYRYPEHERLAEGWARSEAPHLFICTSHEVSPRFREYERFMTTAWNARVAPGAAQYLSDLSQKIQQRWEGVRLTLMTSNGGLEEVNLSTQETYGELRRTPIRLALSGPAAAGNACVRVVQDLGLKHCVGLDVGGTSSDIVVVRDGRLNEAPWEERRIGGYPLQIPMLDLHTIGAGGGSLVKRDEYGAIHVGPQSAGAEPGPACYGRGGELPTVTDAAVIVGRIPSDLLLGGTLPIHPDLAWRAFEQTFAADRETVLQSALDVLGLAEANIAFGIRERTVKRGLDPAELSLVAAGGAGPLVACGVADVLELAEVIVPPRPGLLAAWGLLSAPQRREAASTVLRLLRSVDPQQAEDLFRQTAAKLSTQPPSGATLLRTAAMRYLGQGFEVEVAVDEPVDLEQLEQRFHQAHEHEYGFSMKNSPVEWVELRVAWEQPSQSWNFGFDSPTIQPPYRKIVVYERQPGTTTFQSSEATLYERRFLPLNFQIEGPAVITERDATIYIPSGWFAQVVENGYIRIRRK
- a CDS encoding N-methylhydantoinase B is translated as MNGTSHPSNLAILSLEDQVIYGALTTLAREVGHRLKRAAYSSLIRESDDYGAAIVSANYELLGEAETTPLQMGPLAGYCRGVMETLAEYGETLDPAGIYLHNDPFRGASHSPDIGAIAPLFAEGELFGFVGTAAHHVDIGAAVPGTCIIKAHDAFSEGLRLLAFPVELQGKPVVSNWRLIESNVRMPELVSGDLRAQVAACRWGQRGFARLVERYGLQKLHAATERLLQVTELRMREAIAALPDGVYRATGYLDGYEDTGEVDIPICVSLEIRGDQIFVDFSGSAPQLDHAPINMPFYGTTDMAVLLTLRTLLLPETEFPNLPHNAGMFRPIQIYAPKGSIVNATFPAPTIGRFCGGQMVANLIVRALQDVLPERICAGCSTTKAITFSGQIDGKPWIYMDVTEGAYGGIYGMDGLDAVDVLYANTKNNPIEDIEAHYPLRVERYELRENSPGDGKWRGGFGPLRDTRLLTDGFISVEGDGFRHAPWGLKGGRDGATGGVVLFTQEHPEGILLPSKIDNMGVKAGTVVRDLCPSGGGLGDPAERDPAARQQDFENDLIYPQ
- a CDS encoding Hydantoin racemase, with protein sequence MPKALVINPNTSPTMTAEIETTARRVFCGEWECEVRHAPGGPESLESWYDYHLATVCVLPLVLEPPEAVDGILLACFGDPGIFALKEIAPVPLIGIAEASLSLALLLGGKIGILAGMRRAVELMDSMVRTYGLEGRYAGCEALDMRVLSFDAEPERTLDALVACAQRLRGRGAEVLLLGCAGLTAFVERFQERIELPVIDPVEAGCRLLKAVVEQRLSVSHSGLYSRPAAQRLNHLEACFSPPLQAILAKAYPNAEE
- a CDS encoding Glycosyltransferase, with translation MRLLFLADGRSPIALNWLAYFAEAGDEVHLVSLYPCQPQVRLASLRWLRVPLLGSELAAQGVQSSLLRRLFPARWRTKLRQWLVPHGLRRPAEELRGWIEHLQPDLVHAMRIPYEGMLAALADPPSPLLISVWGNDLTLHVARSRLIGKLTRQTLERANALHTDCQRDQRLAVTWGFATQRPAIVLPGAGGVQRDLFYPIQSSSPQALVVNPRGLRAYVRNDTFFGAIPLVWRALPQVRFLCPAMQGEAEAERWLRREKIGEIVELLPRLSRAQMAGLFQQATVTVSITEHDGTPNTLLEAMACGSFPVAGDLEPLREWIVPGRNGDLVPPDDRQALAEAIIHALKDEAYRNQARQINQALIDERADYARVMPQARHFYQQLLN